A section of the Neisseria dumasiana genome encodes:
- a CDS encoding single-stranded DNA-binding protein: MPYINKIEVMGNLAKDPVLRYMPDGTPTTKITVAVAEKWTDKKTKELKEHVEWFPVLLYGRHAEVVCQYMKKGDCIQVYGKLRTRPYTDNSGIERNVTEVIANEMQIIHTTNRHTQSGNDVPQDGSLYNMM; this comes from the coding sequence ATGCCGTATATCAACAAAATCGAAGTCATGGGCAACTTGGCCAAAGACCCAGTGTTACGTTACATGCCCGACGGAACGCCCACAACCAAAATCACAGTCGCCGTTGCCGAAAAATGGACAGATAAAAAAACAAAAGAATTGAAGGAACACGTCGAATGGTTCCCTGTCTTGCTATACGGCCGTCACGCCGAAGTCGTGTGCCAGTATATGAAAAAAGGCGATTGCATACAGGTGTACGGTAAATTGCGGACACGCCCATATACCGACAATAGCGGTATAGAGCGCAACGTAACTGAAGTAATCGCAAACGAAATGCAGATTATCCATACAACCAACCGTCATACACAATCCGGTAATGATGTTCCGCAGGATGGCAGTTTATACAACATGATGTAA
- a CDS encoding type IV secretory system conjugative DNA transfer family protein has protein sequence MKKYLVAAFVFCLLMAVSVCGGLYVGAMLYTQWLGLKTEPSVFLLIKYWQHIEQLPKGMVWRLHVSSVVAALLPVFVVVLFLTALFSRPKKELHGSARFAKPSEIIKAGLLEKKPLLFWLKPKPDKYPDLIMGKFNGEYLRWPSDSPVYLAARPRSGKGVGFVIPNCLHYNGSMVVNDVKKENFFITAGFRAAHGHKVYFFNPSGTMPYHDRDQSAPLISHRWNPLTYVRRNPINTYKDALAVAAVFYPLPTEDRGSAKFFQLEAQKLFAGLLLYLIETEKERDLSQLENKTTMANLFRLTTPTDGKTLQEWIRAEFELRAAQPDTTQLSNNCKTLLLGFANANAKTSGDVLSTMTAPLAIFLDPAVEAATGGDDFYLDDVRRKLMTIYLGVSPEELKVYGTLLNLFFSQLVDVNVRQGLPKDNKDLKYQCLLMLDEFTALGRIRAIEEGIAYLAGYGIRPVPVFQAPSQVENVYGKAASQTFFSTFAARIVFAPREQQDAEELSKLIGYYTYKAKSSSRSRGKNSSSTGSNISDQKRAVMNPDELKTMSNTNCIITMEGVNAIFADRIVYHEDPIFSERADWPVPDVPVLEVTITKKQPPKVITPDYVSPEDMASFKWEEAANNEEIARALITALIPPDSKPEFVAEVVPVIIQNWGEGRMAIVSEILKNTSTDDKPKAA, from the coding sequence ATGAAGAAATATTTGGTAGCGGCTTTTGTATTCTGTCTGTTGATGGCCGTGTCCGTCTGTGGCGGTTTGTATGTCGGAGCTATGCTTTATACACAATGGTTAGGATTAAAAACCGAACCGTCGGTATTTCTGCTTATCAAATATTGGCAGCATATCGAACAGTTGCCTAAAGGCATGGTTTGGCGGCTGCACGTCTCCAGCGTTGTTGCTGCCTTATTGCCGGTTTTCGTTGTGGTATTGTTTCTGACAGCGTTGTTTTCCCGCCCGAAAAAAGAACTGCACGGCTCGGCGCGCTTTGCCAAGCCCAGTGAAATAATAAAGGCCGGTTTGTTGGAGAAAAAACCGTTACTGTTTTGGCTAAAGCCCAAGCCCGATAAGTATCCTGATTTAATCATGGGAAAGTTTAACGGTGAATATCTGCGTTGGCCGTCTGACAGCCCTGTATATTTGGCCGCACGTCCGCGTAGCGGTAAGGGTGTGGGCTTTGTCATCCCTAATTGTCTGCATTACAACGGAAGCATGGTTGTAAATGACGTTAAAAAAGAGAATTTCTTCATTACGGCTGGGTTCCGAGCTGCCCACGGCCACAAAGTTTATTTTTTCAATCCAAGCGGCACGATGCCGTATCACGACCGCGATCAAAGTGCGCCCCTTATCAGTCACCGTTGGAACCCTCTGACTTATGTGCGGCGAAACCCGATTAATACCTACAAGGATGCTTTGGCGGTGGCAGCGGTGTTTTACCCTCTGCCAACGGAAGACAGAGGAAGCGCAAAATTTTTCCAGTTGGAGGCACAAAAGTTGTTTGCTGGATTGTTGCTGTATTTGATCGAGACTGAAAAGGAGCGCGATTTAAGCCAGCTGGAAAACAAAACCACGATGGCCAACCTGTTCCGCCTCACCACCCCAACAGACGGCAAGACCCTGCAAGAGTGGATACGGGCAGAGTTTGAATTGCGGGCGGCACAACCGGATACAACTCAACTCAGCAACAACTGCAAAACACTGTTATTGGGCTTTGCCAACGCAAATGCCAAAACCAGCGGTGATGTTTTGTCCACCATGACCGCGCCGCTGGCGATTTTTTTGGATCCGGCGGTTGAGGCGGCCACCGGCGGTGATGATTTTTACTTGGATGATGTCCGCCGTAAATTGATGACGATTTATTTGGGGGTATCGCCGGAAGAATTGAAAGTGTACGGTACACTTCTCAATCTATTTTTCAGCCAGCTTGTCGACGTGAATGTCCGGCAGGGGTTGCCCAAAGACAACAAAGATTTGAAATACCAATGCCTGCTGATGTTGGATGAATTTACGGCTCTTGGCCGCATTCGTGCGATTGAAGAAGGTATTGCATATTTGGCCGGTTACGGTATCCGTCCCGTTCCCGTTTTTCAGGCTCCTTCACAAGTTGAGAACGTCTATGGCAAAGCTGCAAGTCAAACGTTCTTTTCCACATTCGCAGCCCGTATCGTTTTTGCCCCCCGGGAGCAACAAGATGCTGAAGAGTTAAGTAAGCTGATAGGCTATTACACCTATAAGGCGAAATCATCTTCCCGTTCGAGAGGCAAAAACAGCAGTAGCACCGGCAGCAACATCAGTGATCAAAAGCGGGCGGTAATGAATCCTGATGAGCTTAAAACGATGTCGAACACTAACTGCATCATCACAATGGAAGGCGTGAATGCCATTTTTGCAGACAGAATCGTTTATCACGAGGATCCCATTTTTAGCGAACGGGCTGACTGGCCTGTGCCGGATGTTCCCGTTTTAGAAGTTACCATTACTAAAAAACAACCGCCGAAAGTGATAACACCGGACTATGTTTCCCCCGAAGATATGGCGAGCTTCAAATGGGAGGAAGCAGCCAACAACGAAGAGATTGCCCGTGCGCTGATTACGGCACTGATTCCGCCGGACAGCAAGCCGGAGTTTGTGGCCGAAGTGGTGCCGGTCATCATCCAAAACTGGGGTGAAGGCAGAATGGCCATCGTGTCGGAAATCCTGAAAAACACTTCGACAGACGACAAGCCGAAAGCGGCTTAA
- a CDS encoding LPD7 domain-containing protein, whose amino-acid sequence MSNYDDIRNALTYIDAHDRDTWIQIGSALKDELGEEGFNLWDSWSQGADNYNARDAKTAWKSFKPGLVHIGSLFYHARANGYRSDKPYTPPSPEEQARIQAEREAVRLAEEQARAERKEQVKHLAQRIWAGATPADISHPYLAAKGITDPATIAGLRQNMYQGDNNLLVPVYYNREIVNIQSINQDGSKRFLADGQVQGGFAVVGDAANTQNGIVIAEGFATAASIHQATGKTVIVAFHAGNMVTVSERLSKSLPENVPVTLAVDNDASQTGMKKALQAAAYFGGRAQVVEPEFTMTQIRQYQQENGMDEQGRPKLPSDFNDLHHLAGIEAVREKMEAAFRRPEAAPAVAPEVGQPRPAAASAMTDEEWAAVVAEEARLSGYSAPPPAEPPHQAAQTEAASVLQEQAQEMNSNEHDAVGTEAASGKPSENAALPENTIEYTALRRGKEPEPYQGVDPDHVFGRGRTADGVSGHSYYEGDFKHYEMHDPRTDTQYLQDTPEKIQADLDKAGDIGEYEGVTHDGELITFRKTEAGWESPLPGNAPEKNEGIPEHDAASVKKPVTDLNYRIPPESIESRYVVAGGKYLSAANHTTVMFVDAGKKISTAKTDMQTINDMLEVAKEKGWDSIKISGSQEFKSMMYVAAESRGIRTTGYRPKPEDLALLERMRQERSLNAIEPQPERAPAIEPVKEKVAPAPYPGDKRQKPSETQADAAAKTASAAEVGERIVDVGTAHYRHNPKEQLSPYIVLEREGKERTVWGVDIPDAMARSGAEVGDRIHLHKLGKQPVEIEVAVRDENGQVTGTEKKEVERNLFRMEIVQDNRQQQEKETPAKGEQKVSTKPDVEMLSKADKMMAQNELPSDATINSSPAADTQLGVPVQAVGQSEIRSEVVIQANRMKTAALETNYLSAKAVYADKAAKLSKANKQHLQWHERNVLDTIRGLKGDARTLALTNYYEHTAKQMSGSKLKLPKPIKQPAHQQTPTNQTTERNQQHERSQGKEMEIER is encoded by the coding sequence ATGAGCAACTACGATGACATCCGTAATGCACTAACTTATATCGATGCCCATGACCGCGACACATGGATACAGATTGGCTCAGCCCTGAAAGACGAGCTGGGCGAAGAAGGTTTTAACCTGTGGGACAGCTGGTCTCAAGGAGCGGATAACTATAATGCCCGTGATGCTAAAACAGCTTGGAAATCATTCAAACCCGGGCTGGTACACATTGGCTCTCTGTTTTATCACGCCCGTGCCAACGGCTACCGTTCCGACAAACCCTATACGCCGCCGTCGCCCGAAGAACAGGCGCGGATTCAGGCAGAGCGGGAAGCGGTGCGTTTGGCCGAAGAACAAGCCCGTGCCGAACGCAAGGAACAAGTAAAACATCTCGCCCAACGGATTTGGGCAGGTGCTACACCTGCCGACATCAGCCACCCCTACTTGGCAGCCAAAGGCATTACGGATCCGGCCACAATTGCCGGGCTGCGACAAAACATGTATCAGGGCGACAATAATCTGTTGGTGCCCGTGTATTACAACCGCGAGATTGTCAACATCCAGTCCATCAATCAGGATGGCAGCAAGCGGTTTTTGGCCGACGGCCAAGTACAAGGCGGTTTTGCGGTAGTGGGCGACGCCGCCAACACCCAAAACGGTATCGTAATCGCCGAAGGTTTTGCGACGGCCGCAAGTATCCACCAAGCCACGGGTAAAACCGTTATCGTGGCGTTCCATGCCGGAAATATGGTAACGGTATCGGAACGTTTATCCAAAAGTTTGCCTGAAAACGTACCTGTTACGCTTGCAGTAGATAACGATGCCAGTCAGACAGGTATGAAAAAGGCTTTACAGGCAGCGGCATACTTCGGCGGTCGGGCACAGGTTGTCGAACCGGAATTTACCATGACCCAAATCAGACAATACCAACAGGAAAACGGCATGGACGAACAAGGCCGCCCCAAGCTGCCGAGCGATTTTAACGACTTGCACCATTTGGCCGGTATCGAAGCAGTGCGTGAAAAAATGGAAGCGGCTTTCAGACGGCCTGAAGCGGCACCCGCTGTCGCGCCGGAAGTCGGGCAACCGCGCCCCGCAGCCGCATCCGCCATGACAGATGAAGAGTGGGCAGCCGTAGTTGCCGAAGAAGCCCGCTTGTCGGGCTATTCCGCGCCGCCGCCCGCCGAACCGCCACACCAAGCCGCCCAAACTGAGGCGGCTTCTGTTTTACAGGAGCAGGCACAAGAGATGAACAGTAACGAACATGATGCAGTTGGGACGGAAGCCGCTTCGGGAAAGCCGTCTGAAAACGCCGCCTTGCCGGAAAATACCATCGAATATACTGCGCTGCGTCGGGGCAAAGAACCCGAACCCTATCAGGGTGTGGATCCCGATCACGTTTTCGGCAGAGGCCGTACCGCCGACGGGGTATCCGGCCATTCGTATTATGAAGGTGATTTCAAACACTATGAAATGCACGATCCACGCACCGATACCCAGTATTTGCAGGATACACCGGAAAAAATCCAAGCCGATTTGGATAAAGCGGGCGATATAGGCGAGTATGAAGGCGTAACCCACGACGGTGAATTGATTACATTCCGTAAAACAGAAGCGGGCTGGGAATCGCCCCTTCCGGGTAACGCCCCGGAGAAAAACGAAGGGATACCCGAACATGATGCCGCATCAGTCAAAAAGCCCGTGACTGATTTGAATTACCGTATCCCGCCGGAAAGCATTGAGAGCCGTTACGTTGTTGCCGGTGGCAAATATTTGTCGGCAGCCAACCACACTACCGTGATGTTTGTGGATGCGGGTAAAAAAATCAGTACCGCCAAAACCGATATGCAAACCATCAACGATATGCTCGAGGTGGCCAAAGAGAAAGGCTGGGACAGCATCAAAATCAGCGGCAGCCAAGAGTTTAAATCCATGATGTATGTGGCGGCTGAAAGCCGGGGTATCCGCACCACCGGATACCGCCCCAAACCCGAAGACTTGGCCTTGTTGGAGCGGATGCGGCAAGAGCGGTCACTGAATGCCATCGAACCGCAGCCCGAACGCGCACCGGCAATAGAGCCGGTAAAGGAAAAGGTTGCGCCCGCCCCATATCCCGGCGATAAGCGGCAAAAGCCGTCTGAGACCCAAGCGGACGCAGCGGCCAAAACCGCATCGGCCGCAGAAGTGGGCGAACGGATTGTGGACGTTGGCACGGCACATTACCGCCACAACCCTAAAGAGCAACTCAGTCCGTATATCGTGTTGGAGCGCGAGGGCAAGGAACGCACCGTTTGGGGCGTGGATATTCCCGATGCAATGGCACGCAGCGGAGCCGAAGTCGGCGACCGCATCCACTTGCACAAGTTGGGTAAACAACCGGTTGAGATTGAAGTAGCTGTCCGTGATGAAAACGGCCAAGTTACCGGTACCGAGAAAAAAGAAGTTGAGCGCAATCTTTTCAGAATGGAGATCGTGCAAGACAACCGGCAGCAGCAGGAGAAAGAAACGCCGGCTAAAGGCGAGCAAAAGGTGTCCACCAAGCCCGATGTGGAGATGCTGTCGAAGGCAGATAAGATGATGGCGCAGAATGAATTGCCGTCTGACGCTACGATCAATTCTTCCCCTGCCGCCGATACACAGCTAGGCGTTCCCGTGCAAGCCGTCGGGCAGTCCGAAATCCGCTCCGAAGTGGTTATACAGGCAAACCGTATGAAAACGGCTGCTTTGGAGACAAACTATCTGTCGGCCAAAGCGGTTTACGCGGATAAGGCAGCCAAGTTGTCTAAAGCGAACAAACAGCACCTGCAATGGCACGAGCGAAATGTTCTAGACACCATCCGCGGCCTGAAAGGTGATGCCCGCACGTTGGCATTGACCAACTATTATGAGCATACGGCCAAACAGATGAGCGGTTCCAAGCTGAAACTGCCCAAGCCGATTAAGCAGCCCGCCCATCAGCAAACGCCGACCAACCAAACAACCGAACGCAACCAACAGCATGAACGTTCGCAAGGTAAAGAAATGGAAATTGAGCGTTAA
- a CDS encoding type II toxin-antitoxin system RelE/ParE family toxin has product MHIIEWSAGALSDVDDILDFIFADNPHAAVEMDLLIHDSVQHLSTLSYIGRKGRVADTREYVIHPNYLIIYEVSPSRVKILSVLHVRKEYP; this is encoded by the coding sequence ATGCACATCATTGAATGGTCGGCAGGCGCATTGTCTGATGTTGACGATATTCTCGACTTTATTTTTGCAGACAATCCTCATGCAGCCGTTGAAATGGATTTGCTGATACATGATTCGGTTCAGCATTTGTCCACCCTGTCGTATATAGGCAGAAAAGGTCGCGTGGCCGATACCAGAGAATATGTGATACACCCTAATTACTTGATTATTTACGAAGTATCCCCAAGCCGTGTGAAAATCCTGTCGGTACTTCATGTACGGAAAGAATATCCGTAA
- the mobC gene encoding plasmid mobilization relaxosome protein MobC — protein MNETANQAKSIPVRVFGLKEHELQSLREVAFKRFGKASVSLLAKKLLQAELEAAAEPDPVQLPPPKCKKRITLRLPDKDRAYLEAAAETRRGSINDVVRDIIQSHISHHPILSAFEADVLSQSNYQLVMIGRNLNQIARRLNAGENISLSSQQITDLKKFIDAHVGNVNHVLQTNRRRKRE, from the coding sequence ATGAATGAAACAGCTAACCAAGCGAAATCAATACCTGTCAGGGTGTTTGGTCTAAAAGAACACGAATTACAATCTCTTCGCGAAGTGGCCTTTAAACGTTTCGGGAAAGCCAGTGTATCTTTATTGGCCAAAAAACTGTTGCAGGCGGAGTTGGAAGCAGCCGCCGAACCCGATCCGGTACAACTGCCGCCACCCAAATGTAAAAAGCGCATCACCCTGCGCCTACCTGATAAAGACCGTGCTTATCTTGAGGCGGCAGCGGAGACACGTCGCGGCTCCATCAATGATGTCGTCAGAGATATTATCCAATCCCATATCTCGCATCATCCGATTTTGTCGGCATTTGAAGCCGACGTGCTGTCGCAGTCGAACTACCAATTGGTCATGATAGGCAGAAACCTCAACCAAATCGCCCGCCGTCTGAATGCGGGCGAAAACATATCTTTAAGCAGCCAACAGATTACCGACCTGAAAAAGTTCATTGATGCCCACGTCGGCAATGTAAACCACGTGCTGCAAACCAACCGCCGCAGGAAGCGGGAGTAA
- a CDS encoding relaxase/mobilization nuclease domain-containing protein has protein sequence MTLHRKIDDWFLGYKTRAVKAKKDGGLYFGNGRRSHAKPLKPGSGLANLRAAALKHPEVMVKIPKRLSNNSKGMKGVRNHLDYVSRNGEVPLETQSGEKLVGKRAVMDFADDWRKLGIPEESKHKEALNIVLSMPEGTPPDAVLNAARNFAAEQFAGHQYVFGLHHDSHDPDEPKHPHVHLCVLMRDEFGQRLNPRKADLFEWRVRFAEKLREEGVMCAATKRIHRGKVQKPENSLLRAMRQRGVLSNVARQQAVELIEALKNNDRPKHPYLKETIQTRGIVLEQYGQIAKELYKMGNKTEARIISQLAKEVAGQSFNTLAQNQYDSIHNKRPDLEKLQSQAMVFRDKQDKDIQR, from the coding sequence ATGACATTGCACCGAAAAATAGACGATTGGTTTTTGGGTTATAAAACCCGTGCCGTCAAAGCCAAAAAAGACGGCGGGCTGTATTTCGGCAATGGGCGGCGCAGCCATGCCAAGCCGTTGAAGCCCGGTAGCGGTTTGGCCAACTTGCGCGCCGCCGCACTTAAACACCCGGAAGTTATGGTTAAAATTCCCAAGCGGCTCAGTAACAATTCCAAAGGTATGAAAGGTGTCCGCAACCATTTGGATTATGTATCGCGTAATGGCGAAGTGCCGCTGGAAACGCAATCCGGCGAAAAGCTGGTTGGAAAACGTGCAGTCATGGATTTTGCAGACGACTGGCGGAAACTCGGCATTCCCGAAGAAAGCAAACATAAGGAAGCACTCAATATTGTGCTGTCTATGCCCGAAGGCACGCCGCCGGATGCGGTGTTGAATGCCGCCCGCAACTTCGCCGCCGAACAATTTGCCGGGCATCAATATGTGTTCGGCCTGCACCACGACAGCCACGATCCCGACGAGCCGAAGCACCCTCACGTCCACTTGTGCGTGTTGATGCGGGACGAGTTCGGGCAGCGGCTTAACCCGCGCAAAGCCGATCTGTTCGAGTGGCGCGTCCGTTTTGCCGAAAAGTTACGCGAAGAAGGAGTGATGTGCGCGGCCACCAAGCGCATACACCGGGGAAAAGTCCAAAAACCGGAAAACAGCCTGCTGCGTGCCATGCGGCAGCGTGGTGTGTTGTCCAATGTGGCAAGACAACAGGCCGTCGAATTGATAGAAGCCTTGAAAAACAATGACCGCCCCAAGCATCCGTATCTAAAAGAAACCATACAGACGCGCGGCATTGTCCTGGAGCAATACGGCCAAATAGCCAAAGAGCTTTATAAGATGGGCAATAAAACCGAAGCCCGCATCATCAGCCAACTGGCAAAAGAAGTGGCCGGGCAATCGTTTAATACCCTGGCGCAGAATCAATACGACAGTATCCACAATAAGCGCCCCGATCTTGAAAAATTGCAATCTCAGGCAATGGTATTCCGCGACAAGCAAGATAAGGATATTCAGCGTTAA
- a CDS encoding DNA-methyltransferase, with product MKHHNQSILHIGDCRLVLPRLARQGVKVQTCITSPPYYGLRDYGCNGQIGLEPTVNEYVGNLVEVFRMVRDVLADDGTLWLNLGDSYAGSGKGRNADGSPFSGYQDSFQTRTQLTGRLKSTPLSDGLKAKDLIGIPWRVALALQADGWYLRQDIIWHKTNPMPESVTDRCVRSHEYLFLLSKNNRYYFDHEAIREPSDSYERPGANRQNDFCRTKGKYTAMPNPGQRATQHRSNREHTPVRRP from the coding sequence ATGAAGCATCACAACCAATCCATTCTTCATATTGGCGACTGCCGCCTTGTACTCCCCCGGTTGGCCCGGCAAGGCGTGAAAGTTCAAACCTGCATTACCTCACCGCCGTATTACGGTTTGCGCGATTACGGCTGTAACGGACAAATCGGCTTGGAGCCGACCGTGAATGAGTATGTCGGCAATTTGGTAGAAGTGTTCCGTATGGTGCGTGATGTATTGGCCGATGACGGAACCTTATGGCTCAACCTCGGCGACAGTTATGCAGGCAGCGGCAAAGGCCGCAATGCCGACGGCAGCCCGTTTAGCGGATATCAAGATTCATTTCAGACGAGAACCCAACTGACAGGCCGTCTGAAAAGCACACCGCTATCAGACGGTCTCAAAGCCAAAGACCTGATCGGCATTCCGTGGCGCGTCGCCCTGGCTTTGCAGGCAGACGGCTGGTATTTGCGCCAAGATATTATTTGGCACAAAACCAACCCGATGCCCGAATCCGTCACCGACCGCTGCGTCCGCTCACACGAATATCTCTTCTTGTTATCCAAAAACAATCGTTACTACTTCGATCATGAAGCCATCCGGGAGCCTTCGGACAGTTACGAACGCCCCGGCGCAAACCGACAAAATGATTTCTGCCGGACGAAAGGCAAATACACGGCAATGCCGAATCCCGGCCAGCGTGCAACCCAACACCGCAGTAACCGCGAGCACACACCTGTACGAAGACCTTGA
- a CDS encoding DUF5131 family protein, with protein sequence MISAGRKANTRQCRIPASVQPNTAVTASTHLYEDLDSALRDFCAYEHLGARLYLINDAGEKEYWFWDFWHRYGCFQTACFDADGLFPSDYQKVNCERVLQRSRPVWVDNIRRQCEAAGTAFFFKQWGGEQTA encoded by the coding sequence ATGATTTCTGCCGGACGAAAGGCAAATACACGGCAATGCCGAATCCCGGCCAGCGTGCAACCCAACACCGCAGTAACCGCGAGCACACACCTGTACGAAGACCTTGATTCCGCTTTACGGGATTTTTGTGCCTATGAGCATTTGGGCGCACGTCTCTATTTAATCAATGATGCGGGCGAAAAGGAATATTGGTTTTGGGATTTTTGGCATCGGTACGGCTGTTTTCAGACGGCCTGTTTTGATGCCGACGGCCTTTTCCCGTCCGATTATCAGAAAGTGAATTGCGAGAGGGTTTTGCAAAGGTCTCGGCCTGTTTGGGTAGATAACATCCGACGGCAATGCGAGGCTGCCGGAACCGCGTTTTTCTTCAAACAATGGGGCGGGGAGCAGACGGCATAA
- the thrH gene encoding bifunctional phosphoserine phosphatase/homoserine phosphotransferase ThrH, with product MERFAFLDLEGVLYPEIWEIYAHKLGLPELGKTTREEPDFKKLVSERIKILKKNNVQLQHLSTLSKQIKLLDGALDFVKSLQKMHFDIYIVTDAFLEIIGDSVKNLEVCNIYPNHFTCDESGYITDAIYMREKGKYEVLEQILKEKRNAYSIAIGDTFNDFTMLDYADDGFLFNPSQQALLMASPNFRVVRNYDQITEYLKGKLE from the coding sequence ATGGAACGTTTTGCTTTTTTAGACTTGGAAGGGGTACTGTATCCCGAAATTTGGGAAATTTATGCACACAAGCTTGGATTGCCGGAGTTGGGCAAAACTACTAGAGAAGAACCTGATTTTAAAAAATTGGTTAGTGAAAGAATCAAAATACTGAAAAAAAACAATGTTCAATTGCAACATCTATCCACGTTATCCAAACAAATTAAGCTACTAGATGGTGCCTTGGACTTTGTAAAATCCTTACAAAAAATGCATTTTGACATTTATATTGTTACTGACGCCTTTTTGGAAATTATTGGGGATAGTGTTAAAAATTTGGAAGTATGTAATATTTATCCTAACCATTTCACATGTGATGAATCAGGATATATTACTGACGCGATTTATATGCGAGAGAAAGGGAAATATGAAGTCTTGGAACAAATATTAAAAGAGAAGCGGAATGCTTATTCTATTGCGATAGGCGATACTTTTAATGATTTCACTATGCTTGACTACGCAGATGATGGCTTTTTGTTTAATCCTTCTCAACAGGCTTTGTTGATGGCTTCCCCAAATTTTAGAGTAGTACGAAACTATGATCAGATAACAGAATATTTAAAAGGAAAATTAGAATAG
- a CDS encoding LysE family translocator, which produces MQELIAVALITILAVISPGGDFAMVTRNSYLHGRRAGVLTSLGIASAVWIHIGYTLLGVSILLLKFPTLFHFIKILGATYLVYIGFKTFNHHNVTVDLNASSKTLSDIEAFKNGFVTNALNPKTTLFVLSTFTQIVKPTTSIYIQLGYGAFMSIAHLIWFVFVAEVLSSPLIRNRLLQKQKYVNRFIGAILILLGGMLIFSSIPF; this is translated from the coding sequence ATGCAAGAACTCATAGCCGTAGCCTTAATTACCATACTTGCGGTTATCAGTCCCGGTGGGGACTTCGCCATGGTCACTAGAAACAGTTATCTGCATGGCAGGAGAGCAGGAGTATTGACATCTTTAGGTATAGCTTCTGCCGTTTGGATCCATATAGGTTACACACTGCTAGGTGTCAGCATATTGTTGCTCAAATTTCCTACATTGTTTCATTTTATAAAGATATTGGGCGCAACTTATTTAGTTTATATCGGATTTAAAACATTTAATCATCACAACGTAACCGTGGATTTAAATGCCTCATCAAAGACACTTAGTGATATTGAAGCATTTAAAAATGGTTTTGTAACAAATGCTTTAAATCCCAAAACAACTCTATTTGTATTGAGTACATTTACTCAAATAGTAAAACCAACCACTTCTATTTACATCCAATTAGGGTATGGGGCATTTATGTCTATTGCACATCTAATTTGGTTTGTATTTGTAGCGGAGGTGTTATCCAGCCCATTAATTAGAAATAGATTATTGCAAAAACAGAAATATGTTAACCGTTTTATCGGAGCAATTTTAATTTTGCTGGGTGGAATGCTGATATTTTCATCAATTCCGTTTTGA
- a CDS encoding 2OG-Fe dioxygenase family protein: MIYQNIKSNSSSIETIKEQVKSNYFSHIPSEQARQIIGEILLHYPSKESINEFINTWFNLEEDTFMADGGKYRERTHAVFASSVSDNSVCLLPYQPHFQTKYYNELNGGVARYFKEIPEQVLKNEVFEGLMKFAYLLFSGLKPTNYFIEVHQFRIKAKEGVIGLPTPEGIHRDGVAYVLMAMVKRNNVQGEETTIYDLDKQPLAQFTLMDTLDIAIVDDTKVFHSVSPVYKHSAIEGEAYRDILVITFKETD, from the coding sequence ATGATATATCAAAATATTAAATCGAACTCTTCATCTATTGAAACTATCAAAGAGCAAGTTAAAAGTAACTATTTCTCACACATTCCTTCAGAACAAGCAAGACAGATTATCGGAGAGATTCTACTGCATTATCCTTCTAAAGAATCAATAAATGAATTTATCAACACTTGGTTCAATTTAGAAGAAGACACTTTCATGGCTGATGGAGGTAAATATCGTGAAAGAACACATGCGGTTTTCGCTTCGTCGGTATCCGACAATTCGGTGTGCCTATTACCGTACCAGCCACATTTCCAAACAAAATATTACAATGAGCTAAATGGAGGTGTAGCTAGATACTTTAAAGAAATCCCTGAACAAGTGTTAAAAAATGAGGTGTTTGAGGGATTGATGAAATTTGCCTACCTACTATTTTCAGGGCTTAAACCTACAAACTATTTTATTGAGGTTCATCAGTTCCGTATAAAAGCTAAAGAAGGTGTTATCGGATTACCCACGCCCGAAGGTATCCATCGTGATGGCGTTGCATACGTTTTAATGGCTATGGTTAAAAGAAATAACGTTCAAGGTGAAGAAACGACAATTTACGATTTAGATAAACAACCATTAGCACAATTTACCTTAATGGATACTTTGGATATCGCTATTGTAGATGATACAAAAGTATTCCACAGTGTATCTCCTGTTTACAAACATTCAGCAATTGAAGGCGAAGCATATCGAGATATATTAGTTATCACCTTTAAAGAAACGGATTAA